The proteins below are encoded in one region of Defluviitalea raffinosedens:
- a CDS encoding HAD family hydrolase produces the protein MIKNIVFDMGNVLLAYKPKEYVKTITTDETIADAILKEFLFSQEWIMLDAGEITEEEAVARVQARIPEYAEYVQKAMDNWHTDLTPIEGMDNLVKTLKEKGYNIYLLSNTSLRFYQYQPNVEMFKHFDGFFISAKERLLKPQKEIYEKFLERFNLVSNECLFIDDLEENIKGAESVGIIGHQFRGKDELVEYLKTNGIL, from the coding sequence ATGATTAAAAATATTGTGTTTGACATGGGAAATGTATTATTGGCTTATAAACCTAAAGAATATGTAAAAACTATTACAACTGACGAAACGATCGCAGATGCGATTTTAAAAGAGTTTTTATTCAGCCAAGAATGGATTATGCTGGATGCAGGAGAGATTACTGAAGAAGAAGCAGTTGCAAGGGTACAGGCCAGAATTCCTGAGTACGCTGAGTATGTTCAAAAAGCCATGGACAATTGGCATACGGATTTAACACCGATTGAAGGCATGGACAACCTGGTAAAAACATTAAAAGAAAAAGGCTATAACATTTATCTGCTTTCCAATACGAGTTTACGATTCTATCAGTATCAACCAAATGTAGAGATGTTTAAACATTTTGATGGATTTTTTATTTCTGCCAAGGAACGCTTATTAAAACCTCAAAAAGAAATATATGAAAAATTTTTAGAAAGGTTTAATTTAGTAAGCAATGAATGTTTATTTATTGATGACTTGGAAGAAAATATAAAAGGAGCAGAATCCGTAGGAATTATCGGTCATCAATTCCGTGGGAAAGATGAGCTTGTAGAATATTTAAAAACCAATGGAATATTATAA
- a CDS encoding response regulator transcription factor, with product MIKVVVVEDEMLVKKGLILTTDWHRFNCEVVGEASNGMEGIEVVKNMNPDIVITDVRMPGLDGIKMIEALKKEGCKSEFIIISGYSEFEYARQALKLGVRDFLVKPIDDEDLYNALSRTCEEIQNKKTIDKIQNKMDDLTDSRVMLFKEYIIPEQVEDNDYTAKAIKYIKENYQKDISLKSAADSLFISESYLSRVFKANVGQTFLDYLTYYRIKQACKLLQEADVKIHEVASMVGYKDQRYFSVIFKKLVGISPKEFRNKLN from the coding sequence ATGATAAAAGTAGTAGTTGTAGAGGATGAAATGTTAGTAAAGAAAGGGCTTATTCTAACGACAGATTGGCATCGGTTTAACTGCGAAGTAGTAGGTGAGGCATCCAATGGCATGGAAGGAATTGAAGTCGTTAAAAATATGAACCCTGATATTGTCATTACGGATGTCCGTATGCCTGGCTTAGATGGAATTAAGATGATCGAAGCTTTAAAAAAAGAAGGATGTAAGTCAGAGTTTATCATCATTTCTGGATACAGTGAATTTGAGTATGCCAGACAGGCTTTAAAGCTTGGAGTAAGAGATTTTCTTGTAAAGCCTATTGATGATGAAGATTTATATAATGCTCTGAGTCGTACCTGTGAGGAAATTCAAAATAAGAAAACCATTGATAAAATTCAAAACAAGATGGATGATTTAACAGACAGCAGAGTGATGCTTTTTAAGGAGTATATCATTCCAGAACAAGTAGAAGACAATGATTATACTGCAAAAGCAATTAAATACATTAAGGAAAATTATCAGAAGGATATTTCTCTGAAATCGGCTGCGGATAGCCTTTTTATCAGCGAAAGTTACCTTAGCCGAGTATTCAAGGCCAATGTAGGACAGACTTTTTTGGATTATCTCACTTATTATCGTATTAAGCAAGCCTGCAAACTTCTGCAGGAGGCAGATGTAAAAATTCATGAGGTTGCCAGTATGGTAGGTTATAAAGATCAAAGATACTTTAGTGTTATTTTCAAAAAACTTGTAGGGATTTCCCCTAAGGAATTCAGAAATAAATTAAACTAA
- a CDS encoding sensor histidine kinase: protein MRKMKELNRKIHLSFFAKLYISFAVISIVPVLSFSILAYTFSFRNFMVDLKRQANTILENSMTNLEHTIEEYEMAISYFSLDEEVIDILTSHEDFEQKRTKLYQKMYILLAGKAKGVTMHVIKADGSFNLSTSFLPEMYDVQKHSDWGIFRELNRSDSMVVYPNHFTSSFGKTFCMTIAHNIKKNGQIIGYCIIDIPENVFQSVFTSSGSLQSVSYTVIDQNYYILYDQIFNTGDKFLSSEFRNALLSSKSSKSFYLEKPKRLIVWNEMEKDIPFIVILSVPVDLVEMNNNYIVLTTLIVGTVAILLCLALSPVIVRALTRPLNEIVNVMKKVQQGDTNARVPMQKDDEFGFIADNFNRALDNMNTLYETNLEKQNRLRISEIKALHAQINPHFLYNTLDSIKWLAKLNGVEDIVVMVSQLGRLLKNSINNQKDTIPIREEINLVKSYLSIQKIRYGDKFEVDICVDEDIMECVVPKFIIQPLVENAIIHGIENKIGNAKLIIKGTKQRDTIIFEIMDDGIGMNEEELMKLKQMDYKTDDHKDSIGIKNVDKRIKLYYGQEYGLDIQSKKNVGTTTRIIMPFMPKKEDERGGTTL from the coding sequence ATGAGAAAAATGAAAGAATTAAATCGAAAAATTCATCTTAGTTTCTTTGCCAAACTTTATATCAGTTTTGCGGTGATCAGTATTGTTCCCGTTCTTTCATTTAGCATCTTGGCATATACTTTTTCTTTCCGAAATTTCATGGTTGATTTGAAACGGCAAGCCAATACCATATTGGAAAATTCTATGACTAATTTGGAACATACGATTGAAGAATACGAAATGGCCATATCCTATTTTTCCTTAGATGAAGAAGTCATTGATATATTGACTTCCCATGAAGATTTTGAACAGAAACGTACAAAGCTATATCAAAAGATGTATATACTTCTGGCAGGTAAGGCAAAGGGTGTTACGATGCATGTGATCAAAGCTGACGGTTCTTTTAATCTTAGTACCTCATTTTTACCTGAAATGTACGATGTTCAAAAACATTCGGATTGGGGAATTTTCCGTGAGCTTAACAGAAGTGACAGCATGGTTGTATATCCCAATCATTTTACATCTTCTTTTGGCAAAACCTTTTGCATGACCATTGCTCACAATATTAAAAAAAATGGTCAGATCATAGGATATTGCATCATAGATATACCTGAGAATGTTTTTCAATCTGTTTTCACCTCGTCCGGCTCGCTGCAATCCGTATCTTATACGGTTATTGATCAAAATTATTATATTTTATATGATCAGATTTTTAATACAGGCGATAAATTCTTAAGTTCTGAGTTTAGGAATGCTTTATTATCATCTAAATCTAGCAAATCTTTTTATCTGGAAAAACCCAAGCGTCTTATTGTATGGAATGAAATGGAAAAAGATATTCCTTTTATTGTTATATTATCGGTACCAGTAGACCTTGTAGAGATGAATAATAATTATATTGTTCTTACCACACTGATCGTAGGAACAGTTGCGATATTACTGTGTCTTGCATTGTCACCAGTAATCGTACGTGCTCTTACCCGTCCTCTTAATGAGATTGTTAATGTTATGAAAAAAGTACAGCAGGGAGATACTAATGCCCGGGTTCCTATGCAAAAAGATGATGAATTCGGTTTTATTGCAGACAATTTTAACAGAGCCCTTGACAATATGAATACCCTATATGAAACCAATCTGGAAAAGCAGAACCGTCTGAGAATATCGGAAATCAAAGCTCTCCATGCTCAGATTAATCCACACTTCTTATATAATACGCTGGATTCTATTAAATGGTTGGCAAAACTTAACGGGGTAGAGGATATTGTCGTTATGGTATCTCAGTTGGGACGTTTATTAAAAAACAGCATTAATAATCAGAAGGATACAATTCCGATTCGTGAAGAAATTAATCTTGTAAAAAGCTATTTGTCTATACAAAAAATCCGTTATGGCGATAAATTTGAAGTTGATATTTGTGTTGATGAAGATATTATGGAATGTGTTGTTCCCAAATTTATCATTCAGCCCTTGGTAGAAAATGCAATTATCCATGGAATAGAAAATAAGATCGGAAATGCAAAACTGATTATTAAGGGGACGAAGCAAAGGGACACAATTATTTTTGAGATTATGGATGATGGTATAGGAATGAATGAAGAAGAACTTATGAAGCTTAAACAAATGGATTATAAAACAGATGATCATAAAGACAGTATAGGTATTAAGAATGTTGATAAACGCATAAAGCTTTATTATGGTCAAGAATATGGACTTGACATTCAAAGCAAGAAAAACGTGGGGACTACTACAAGGATTATAATGCCTTTTATGCCAAAGAAAGAAGATGAAAGAGGAGGCACGACATTATGA
- a CDS encoding ABC transporter permease encodes MTYEGTSKKSLKSYFNFWNIVKWLSIILFFVFMIYPFFSILYRSFLTKDGGFTLQNYATFFSKKYYNRTLKNSLSVSFFATLFSVIIGLPMAYITTRYNIYGKKLINILIIMSLMSPPFIGAYSWIMLFGRSGFVTSLFAKIGITVPPIYGFGGIVLVFTLKFFPYVYLYVSGAMSSIDRSLEEAAENLGSSKLKRIWTITIPVIMPTLTAGAIMVFMSSLADFGTPMLIGEGYKVLPVLVYEEYMSEMGGNANMAGALSVIIVLCSTTVLLIQKYAVSRKNYVMTALRPPIVEELSTGKRILLTAICMFISFVAFLPQIVVVVTSFIKTNGPIFVKGFSLESYEKIFYKLSKNITNTFVYSTIAIVIMVVLGMLISYLTVKRKDKVTNILDLLIMFPYVIPGAVLGISLLVAFNKPPLILSGTASILIIAYIVRKMPYTIRSSSAMLYQIDQSIEEASINLGVSPMKTFFKITARMMAPGVISGAILSWITSINELSSSIMLYSGKTATISVAIYTEVVRASFGTAAALASILTITTILSLLLFSIISKGKVSVI; translated from the coding sequence ATGACATATGAAGGCACTAGCAAGAAATCTTTAAAATCCTATTTTAATTTTTGGAATATTGTAAAGTGGTTATCGATCATATTATTCTTTGTATTTATGATCTATCCGTTCTTCTCCATTCTTTATCGTAGTTTTTTAACTAAAGACGGAGGGTTTACTTTACAAAATTATGCAACATTCTTTAGTAAGAAATACTACAATAGAACTTTGAAAAACAGTTTGTCCGTTTCGTTTTTTGCTACCCTCTTTTCAGTTATTATAGGTCTTCCAATGGCATATATTACAACCCGTTATAATATTTATGGGAAAAAATTGATCAATATCTTGATTATTATGTCCCTTATGTCTCCGCCGTTTATCGGAGCATATTCCTGGATTATGTTGTTTGGAAGAAGCGGTTTTGTTACTAGTTTATTTGCTAAGATAGGAATTACTGTACCTCCAATTTACGGCTTCGGTGGTATCGTACTGGTGTTTACACTTAAATTCTTCCCTTATGTGTATCTGTATGTTTCCGGTGCGATGTCCAGTATCGACAGATCATTAGAAGAAGCTGCTGAAAATCTTGGATCCAGTAAGCTCAAAAGAATCTGGACAATTACCATACCAGTTATCATGCCAACTCTGACAGCAGGAGCAATTATGGTATTTATGTCATCCTTAGCTGACTTTGGTACACCGATGCTTATTGGTGAAGGTTATAAAGTACTTCCGGTTCTTGTATATGAAGAGTATATGAGTGAGATGGGCGGTAACGCCAATATGGCTGGAGCACTCAGTGTAATAATCGTACTATGCTCAACCACTGTACTTCTTATTCAAAAATACGCTGTATCACGTAAAAATTATGTTATGACAGCATTACGCCCCCCTATTGTTGAAGAACTATCTACTGGAAAAAGAATTTTATTAACGGCCATTTGTATGTTTATATCTTTTGTTGCATTCTTACCTCAAATCGTGGTAGTGGTTACTTCCTTCATCAAAACCAATGGTCCTATCTTTGTTAAAGGATTTAGCTTAGAAAGTTATGAAAAAATCTTCTATAAACTTTCTAAAAACATTACCAATACTTTCGTATATTCAACCATTGCAATCGTAATTATGGTAGTACTTGGAATGCTCATTTCTTATCTTACAGTTAAGAGAAAAGACAAAGTTACAAACATCTTAGACTTGTTAATTATGTTCCCTTACGTTATTCCAGGTGCGGTTCTTGGTATTAGTTTATTAGTAGCATTTAATAAGCCCCCATTGATTCTCTCAGGTACAGCATCCATTTTGATCATTGCGTATATAGTAAGAAAAATGCCTTATACCATTCGATCCAGTAGTGCTATGTTGTATCAGATTGATCAAAGTATTGAAGAAGCTTCCATCAATCTGGGTGTTTCTCCAATGAAAACATTCTTTAAAATTACAGCAAGAATGATGGCGCCAGGAGTAATATCAGGAGCAATTTTAAGCTGGATTACCAGTATTAACGAGTTAAGTTCCAGTATTATGTTATATAGTGGTAAAACTGCAACGATTTCTGTAGCAATTTATACTGAAGTTGTTCGTGCAAGCTTTGGTACGGCGGCAGCCCTTGCATCTATCTTAACTATTACAACAATCCTGTCCTTACTGCTATTCAGCATCATCAGTAAAGGTAAAGTTTCTGTAATTTAG
- a CDS encoding ABC transporter ATP-binding protein — MSHTVKIDDVVKRYGDFVAVDHISCDIQQGEFFTLLGPSGCGKTTLLRMIAGFNSIEEGRILFDDKVINNIEAHKRDIGMVFQNYAIFPHMTVFDNVAYGLKARKVKKEEITPRVMEALKLVQIENLKDRKPSELSGGQQQRVALARAIVIRPSVLLMDEPLSNLDAKLRVQMRTIIRKLQKDLNITTIYVTHDQEEALAISDRIAILNKGKVMQIDSPEMIYKKPQNLFVAGFIGTSNFMDGKIVKMDDDMTAHIQLDAGMEFKMKLKKKAEGPIKMSVRPEQFIINDSSVYGLKGEISLYTFLGDFVNYEVKLPNGQIVEANEYTKDIDFVRKPGQKVSLTFDTEKISIFNASGTEVLS, encoded by the coding sequence ATGAGTCATACAGTTAAAATTGATGATGTAGTAAAAAGATATGGTGACTTTGTCGCAGTAGACCATATTTCATGCGATATCCAACAGGGAGAATTTTTTACTTTGCTTGGACCATCTGGTTGCGGTAAAACCACATTGCTTCGTATGATCGCAGGATTCAACTCTATTGAAGAGGGAAGAATTTTATTTGATGATAAAGTGATTAATAATATAGAAGCACATAAAAGAGACATCGGTATGGTGTTCCAGAATTATGCGATTTTCCCTCATATGACAGTATTTGATAATGTTGCTTATGGGTTAAAAGCGCGAAAGGTAAAAAAGGAAGAAATTACTCCAAGAGTTATGGAAGCATTGAAATTAGTTCAGATTGAAAATCTCAAGGACAGAAAACCATCTGAACTTTCGGGAGGACAACAACAGCGTGTAGCGTTGGCTCGTGCTATTGTAATCCGTCCAAGTGTTCTGTTGATGGATGAACCTCTTTCCAATCTGGATGCAAAATTAAGAGTTCAAATGAGAACAATCATCAGAAAACTTCAAAAGGATCTTAACATTACTACTATATATGTTACCCACGACCAGGAAGAAGCTCTTGCAATTTCCGACAGAATAGCAATTCTTAATAAAGGTAAAGTAATGCAAATCGACAGCCCTGAAATGATTTACAAAAAACCTCAGAATCTTTTCGTAGCAGGATTTATCGGTACTTCCAACTTTATGGATGGAAAAATTGTTAAAATGGATGACGATATGACTGCTCATATACAACTGGATGCAGGCATGGAATTCAAAATGAAGCTGAAAAAGAAAGCAGAAGGTCCGATCAAGATGTCAGTACGTCCTGAGCAATTTATCATCAACGATTCTTCCGTTTACGGATTAAAGGGTGAAATCAGTCTGTATACTTTCCTTGGTGACTTTGTTAATTATGAAGTTAAACTTCCAAATGGTCAAATTGTAGAAGCCAATGAATATACAAAGGATATTGATTTTGTTCGTAAACCAGGACAAAAAGTGAGCTTGACATTCGATACTGAAAAGATTAGTATTTTCAACGCATCAGGAACGGAGGTGCTCTCATGA
- a CDS encoding ABC transporter substrate-binding protein, translating to MKKKFLSMLLAVMMLATTMVGCGGNKQTQEGQPSTPSTTEGTTQKEDTSNTGDGSKHVTVYSPHPAEPLNAGIKEFQEKTGITVDLVAAGTGELLKRIEAESANPLCDVFWGGGADSLAAYTEYFEPFTPEDMANIDAAYVDPNHMWTGESPLPMVIMYNKKLVAESDVPQGWSDLTDPKFKGQIAYADPAKSGSSYTILCTMLTAFGKDDGKGWEFIEKFVENLDGKILSSSGDVYKKVADGEYAVGLTLEKEAIKYVQAGADVGIVYPKEGTSAVPDGIALVKGSKNKENAEIFLNFVLSKECQSMMAADFGRRPVRTDTNPPEGLPPMSEIPMVDYDFDWASSQKENIMNQWKEIIVQ from the coding sequence ATGAAGAAAAAGTTTTTAAGTATGTTATTAGCAGTTATGATGCTTGCTACAACCATGGTAGGTTGCGGTGGTAACAAACAAACACAAGAAGGACAACCTTCAACACCATCAACAACTGAAGGAACTACTCAAAAAGAAGACACTTCAAACACAGGTGATGGTTCTAAACATGTTACAGTTTATTCACCACACCCTGCTGAACCATTAAATGCTGGAATTAAAGAATTCCAAGAAAAAACTGGTATTACTGTAGACTTAGTTGCTGCAGGAACAGGAGAACTTTTAAAGAGAATCGAAGCTGAAAGTGCAAACCCACTTTGTGACGTTTTCTGGGGTGGCGGAGCTGACTCTTTAGCAGCATACACAGAATACTTTGAACCATTTACACCAGAAGATATGGCAAACATTGATGCAGCATATGTTGACCCAAATCATATGTGGACAGGTGAATCACCACTTCCTATGGTTATCATGTACAATAAGAAACTTGTTGCTGAAAGTGATGTACCACAAGGATGGTCAGATCTTACTGATCCAAAATTCAAAGGACAAATTGCTTATGCTGACCCTGCAAAATCCGGTTCATCCTACACAATTCTTTGCACAATGTTAACTGCATTTGGTAAAGATGACGGAAAAGGTTGGGAATTCATCGAAAAATTCGTAGAAAACTTAGACGGGAAAATTCTTTCATCCTCTGGAGACGTTTATAAGAAAGTTGCAGACGGAGAATATGCGGTTGGTTTAACTCTCGAAAAAGAAGCGATCAAATATGTTCAGGCTGGTGCAGATGTAGGTATTGTATATCCAAAAGAAGGAACATCTGCAGTTCCAGATGGTATTGCATTGGTTAAAGGTTCTAAAAACAAAGAAAATGCAGAGATTTTCTTGAACTTTGTATTAAGTAAAGAATGCCAAAGCATGATGGCTGCTGACTTTGGAAGAAGACCAGTAAGAACAGATACTAATCCACCAGAAGGACTTCCTCCAATGTCCGAAATTCCAATGGTTGATTATGATTTCGATTGGGCGTCCTCTCAAAAAGAAAACATCATGAATCAATGGAAGGAAATTATCGTTCAATAA
- a CDS encoding phosphoglucomutase/phosphomannomutase family protein, with protein MIKFGTGGFRAIIGEDFTKENLELIAKALSQMIFQDGVSDKPVIIGYDRRFLSDLAAQWISSVFAAEGITVHLIDFNAPTPMIMFQVKEEQAAYGIAVTASHNPAEYNGVKVFTSGGRDATEKVTDRIENEIAKINKNEISRMDFSKALKAGLIKRINPQNAYIDSILSLINIEAIKDRGLRILLDPMYGVSKTTLQTILMTCRCDVEVIHDRHDTLFGGRLPSPSSDTLAHLSQLVVKGGYDLGIATDGDADRIGLIDANGTFIHPNDILVLLYYYLHEFKGWKGGVVRNIATTHCLDKMAEAFGETCYEVPVGFKHISSKMEETDAIIGGESSGGLTVKGHIRGKDGVYAGALLTEMYSVIGKPLSEILNDIHSKYGNFFMSEADFRMTQERKEELQKLLFEEKNAPDFGLEIEKVSYLDGFKVYFKNGGWIICRFSGTEPVLRIFSEMSTQEEADRINKIFQDFLHL; from the coding sequence ATGATAAAATTTGGAACAGGTGGATTTCGCGCCATTATAGGTGAGGATTTCACAAAAGAAAACCTTGAGTTGATTGCTAAGGCTCTCTCTCAAATGATTTTTCAGGATGGAGTATCGGACAAGCCAGTAATTATTGGATATGATAGACGTTTTTTATCCGATCTTGCTGCACAGTGGATTTCCAGTGTATTCGCAGCAGAAGGTATTACTGTGCATCTTATAGATTTTAATGCTCCTACCCCCATGATTATGTTTCAGGTAAAAGAAGAACAGGCTGCCTATGGAATTGCTGTTACAGCCAGCCATAATCCTGCCGAGTATAATGGTGTCAAAGTTTTTACCTCTGGTGGACGTGATGCTACTGAAAAAGTTACCGACAGAATAGAAAATGAAATAGCAAAAATTAATAAAAACGAAATCTCAAGAATGGATTTTTCTAAAGCTTTAAAAGCAGGATTAATTAAAAGAATTAATCCACAAAATGCATATATAGACAGTATTTTAAGTCTGATTAATATTGAAGCTATTAAAGACAGAGGACTCCGTATTCTCTTAGACCCCATGTACGGTGTAAGTAAGACAACTCTTCAAACCATTCTAATGACTTGCCGCTGTGATGTAGAGGTCATCCATGACCGCCATGATACCCTCTTTGGTGGCAGACTTCCCTCCCCAAGCAGCGACACTCTTGCCCACCTCTCACAATTGGTTGTAAAAGGTGGCTATGATCTTGGTATTGCTACCGATGGTGATGCTGACAGAATAGGTTTGATTGATGCCAACGGTACCTTTATTCATCCCAATGACATATTAGTGCTATTATACTATTATCTCCATGAATTTAAAGGATGGAAAGGCGGAGTGGTTCGCAATATTGCTACTACACACTGTCTTGACAAGATGGCAGAAGCTTTCGGAGAAACATGCTATGAAGTGCCTGTAGGATTTAAGCATATTTCCTCCAAAATGGAAGAAACCGATGCAATCATCGGGGGAGAGTCCTCAGGAGGATTGACCGTAAAAGGCCATATTCGCGGAAAAGACGGTGTATATGCCGGTGCACTGCTCACCGAAATGTACAGTGTTATAGGGAAACCTCTTTCTGAAATATTGAATGATATTCACAGCAAATATGGAAACTTCTTCATGAGCGAAGCGGATTTCCGCATGACTCAGGAACGTAAAGAAGAATTGCAAAAGCTCCTTTTTGAAGAAAAGAATGCTCCTGATTTCGGTCTTGAAATTGAAAAAGTTTCCTATCTCGACGGATTTAAAGTTTACTTCAAAAATGGCGGATGGATTATCTGCAGATTTTCCGGAACTGAACCAGTTCTTCGTATTTTCTCTGAAATGAGTACTCAGGAAGAAGCAGATCGTATTAATAAAATCTTTCAAGACTTCTTACATCTGTAA
- the aspS gene encoding aspartate--tRNA ligase gives MGESMAGLKRTHYCNQVKENLIGSEVVVMGWVQKRRNLGSLIFIDLRDRSGLLQVVFDENDVDGEGFKKAETLRSEFVIAVRGAVRQRESVNPNMETGYVEVLAKELRILSEAETPPFAIEENSAVKEDLRLKYRYLDLRRPDLQRNIMLRHRVTQSVRRFLDGEGFLEIETPMLAKSTPEGARDYLVPSRVHQGSFYALPQSPQTFKQLLMVSGFDRYFQIVRCFRDEDLRADRQPEFTQIDMELSFVQVNDVIDVNERLLQRVFKEAINIDIPLPIPRLTYQEAMDRFGSDKPDIRFGLELVNISDIAKDSGFKVFTDAIENGGSVRGINAKGCGNFPRKQIDSLVEVGKTYGAKGIAWIAVNEDGTLKSSFTKFLSEETVQAILKAMDAENGDLLLFCADKNSVVYDVLGNLRLEVAKRLGLTKKDEYSFVWVTEFPLLEWDEEEQRFVAKHHPFTSPMDEDIELLDTDPGKVRAKAYDICLNGVEIGGGSIRIYQRDIQEKMFAALGFSKEAAYENFGFLMNAFKYGVPPHGGLAYGLDRMVMLMAQEDSIRDVIAFPKVKDASCPMTEAPGTVTEKQLEELGLKIDIKK, from the coding sequence ATGGGAGAATCAATGGCAGGACTTAAGAGAACCCATTACTGTAACCAGGTCAAAGAAAATTTGATTGGCAGCGAAGTAGTAGTAATGGGTTGGGTACAAAAAAGAAGAAATTTAGGAAGCTTAATATTTATTGATTTAAGAGACAGAAGCGGACTTTTGCAGGTTGTATTTGATGAAAATGATGTAGATGGGGAAGGGTTTAAAAAAGCAGAGACTCTTAGGAGTGAATTTGTTATTGCCGTAAGAGGGGCCGTTCGTCAAAGAGAAAGTGTTAATCCCAATATGGAAACAGGCTATGTAGAAGTGCTTGCAAAGGAACTCCGTATATTGTCAGAGGCAGAAACACCTCCTTTTGCCATAGAAGAAAACAGTGCAGTAAAAGAAGATCTTCGCCTTAAGTATCGTTATTTGGATCTTAGAAGACCGGATTTGCAAAGAAACATTATGCTTAGACACAGAGTTACTCAATCAGTAAGAAGATTCTTAGACGGTGAAGGTTTTTTAGAAATAGAAACACCTATGTTGGCAAAAAGTACACCGGAGGGGGCAAGGGATTATCTTGTACCCAGTCGTGTTCACCAGGGAAGTTTTTATGCACTTCCGCAATCTCCACAGACTTTTAAGCAGCTTTTAATGGTTTCAGGGTTTGATAGATATTTCCAGATTGTGAGATGCTTCAGAGATGAAGACTTAAGAGCAGACAGGCAGCCGGAATTTACTCAAATCGATATGGAATTATCTTTCGTACAGGTGAATGATGTTATTGATGTTAATGAAAGATTGCTTCAAAGGGTATTTAAAGAAGCGATCAATATAGACATTCCTCTTCCTATTCCGAGATTAACTTATCAGGAAGCTATGGATCGTTTTGGCAGTGACAAACCGGATATTCGCTTTGGACTTGAATTGGTTAATATCTCCGACATAGCTAAGGATAGCGGTTTTAAAGTATTTACTGATGCAATCGAAAATGGGGGAAGCGTCAGAGGCATCAATGCTAAAGGATGCGGTAACTTCCCAAGAAAGCAAATAGATTCTTTGGTTGAAGTAGGAAAGACCTATGGAGCTAAAGGTATTGCGTGGATTGCGGTTAATGAAGATGGAACACTAAAATCCAGCTTTACGAAATTTTTATCTGAGGAAACCGTACAAGCAATTTTAAAAGCTATGGATGCAGAAAATGGAGACCTTTTGCTTTTCTGTGCAGACAAAAATTCTGTAGTATACGATGTCCTTGGCAATCTTCGCTTAGAAGTTGCTAAGCGCTTAGGCTTAACAAAGAAAGATGAGTATTCCTTTGTATGGGTAACAGAATTTCCACTTCTTGAATGGGATGAAGAGGAGCAAAGATTTGTTGCAAAACATCATCCTTTTACTTCGCCTATGGACGAAGATATAGAATTGCTGGATACCGATCCTGGAAAAGTAAGGGCTAAGGCATATGATATTTGCCTTAATGGAGTAGAAATCGGCGGTGGAAGTATCCGTATTTATCAAAGAGATATTCAGGAAAAAATGTTTGCTGCATTAGGATTTAGCAAGGAAGCTGCTTACGAAAATTTTGGATTTTTAATGAATGCGTTTAAATATGGGGTACCTCCTCATGGAGGTCTGGCTTATGGTCTGGACAGAATGGTTATGCTTATGGCACAGGAAGATAGTATAAGAGATGTTATAGCATTCCCGAAAGTAAAAGATGCTTCTTGTCCGATGACAGAGGCGCCTGGAACAGTTACTGAAAAGCAGCTGGAAGAATTGGGATTAAAAATAGACATAAAAAAATAA